The proteins below are encoded in one region of Engystomops pustulosus chromosome 8, aEngPut4.maternal, whole genome shotgun sequence:
- the LOC140075366 gene encoding queuosine 5'-phosphate N-glycosylase/hydrolase-like: MSAPLGPRETGKFITENSKDVTVDMEGVRSLAEKLFQKIDRKELTLKGWKFLHELNPQGSGEDALNWVFFADTLNFSFWSENQDKKYLVKYKGKDYSGYWSFCAAINRALDEGIPITTASYYSDITLDQLKYVFRSDTDVPITMIETRLEILHQTGKILMEKFGGSFLNCVKMSERSAAKLMQLVVENFPSYRDEAVFQGKKVAFYKRAQILVGDTWAVLEGKNEGSFHDIQKITMFADYRVPQTLLHFGVIRYSEEIVKKLKEGWLFQNGDREEMEIRGCSIWAVELIYEHVQELYKKKDGKISNNVNSILLNNFLWDFARDNRKAVDVVPFHRVRCIYY; encoded by the exons ATGTCAGCTCCACTTGGACCCAGAGAGACCGGCAAGTTCATCACAGAGAACAGCAAGGATGTGACTGTAGACATGGAGGGTGTCCGCTCCCTCGCTGAGAAACTCTTCCAGAAGATTGATCGCAAAGAGCTCACCCTGAAGGGATGGAAATTCCTTCATGAATTAAACCCTCAGGGATCCGGGGAAGATGCTCTCAATTGGGTGTTCTTTGCGGATACATTAAACTTCTCCTTCTGGTCAGAAAATCAAGATAAGAAGTATTTGGTCAAATACAAAGGAAAAGACTATAGTGGCTACTGGTCATTCTGTGCCGCCATTAACCGCgccctggatgaag GAATTCCCATCACAACAGCATCATATTACTCTGATATAACCCTGGACCAGCTGAAGTATGTTTTCCGCTCTGACACTGATGTTCCCATAACCATGATTGAAACCCGTCTGGAGATCCTTCATCAGACTGGAAAGATACTGATGGAAAAATTCGGAGGCTCTTTTCTGAATTGTGTAAAAATGAGTGAGAGAAGTGCTGCGAAACTCATGCAGCTGGTGGTGGAGAACTTCCCATCCTACAGGGATGAAGCGGTCTTCCAG GGTAAGAAGGTGGCCTTCTACAAGCGTGCTCAGATCCTGGTTGGAGACACCTGGGCAGTACTGGAAGGAAAAAACGAGGGCTCCTTCCATGACATCCAGAAAATAACCATGTTTGCTGACTATCGGGTTCCTCAAACCTTGCTCCACTTTGGAGTTATTAGATATTCAGAAGAGATAgtgaaaaagctaaaagaag GGTGGTTGTTTCAGAATGGAGATCGGGAAGAGATGGAGATCAGGGGCTGCTCCATCTGGGCCGTGGAGCTGATCTATGAACATGTGCAGGAGCTAtacaaaaagaaggatggaaaaaTAAGCAACAATGTCAACTCTATCCTCCTCAATAACTTCTTATGGGACTTTGCGCGTGACAACAGAAAGGCTGTAGATGTAGTTCCCTTTCATAGGGTGCGCTGTATCTATTACTAG
- the LOC140075369 gene encoding queuosine 5'-phosphate N-glycosylase/hydrolase-like — protein sequence MAAPLSPRDAGKFITENSKDVFVDLNGVRSLAEKLLEKIGRKEITLKGWKSLHELNPQDSGEDAVNWVFFADTLNFSFWSENEEKKFLVKYKGKEYSGYWSLCAAMNRALDEGIPLTSASYYSNITMEQLKHVFRSDSDFPIPMIEERLEILHQTGKILLDKFGGSFVNCVKMSERSAVKLMHLVVENFPSYRDEGVFQGQTVAFYKRAQILVGDLWGVLEGQNDGCFHDIEKITMFADYRIPQALVHFGAMRYSEELLKKLKEGWLFKNRDREEMEIRGCSIWAVELVCDHLRQLFEKKGEKMSNEINPVLIDHFLWDYARDYREAIKEVPFHRVRCIYY from the exons ATGGCAGCTCCTCTTTCACCCAGAGATGCCGGCAAGTTCATCACAGAGAACAGCAAGGATGTGTTTGTAGACCTGAATGGGGTTCGCTCCCTCGCTGAGAAACTCCTTGAGAAGATTGGACGGAAGGAGATCACTCTGAAAGGATGGAAATCTCTTCATGAGCTGAATCCACAGGACTCTGGGGAAGATGCTGTGAATTGGGTGTTTTTTGCAGACACTTTAAACTTTTCCTTCTGGTCTGAAAATGAAGAGAAAAAGTTTTTGGTGAAGTACAAAGGGAAGGAGTACAGTGGCTACTGGTCATTGTGTGCCGCTATGAACAGAGCCTTGGATGAAG GCATACCCCTCACCAGTGCCTCTTATTATTCAAACATAACCATGGAGCAGCTAAAGCATGTATTTCGTAGCGACTCGGATTTTCCTATCCCAATGATTGAGGAACGTCTGGAGATCCTTCATCAGACTGGAAAGATTCTCTTGGACAAATTTGGAGGTTCTTTTGTAAACTGTGTTAAAATGAGTGAGAGAAGTGCTGTGAAGCTAATGCATCTGGTGGTGGAGAACTTCCCATCCTACAGAGATGAAGGAGTCTTCCAG GGTCAGACGGTGGCCTTCTACAAGCGCGCACAGATTCTGGTAGGAGACCTCTGGGGAGTATTAGAAGGACAGAATGATGGCTGCTTCCATGATATCGAGAAAATAACCATGTTTGCCGACTACAGGATTCCCCAAGCCCTTGTCCATTTTGGTGCGATGAGATATTCTGAAGAGCTACTGAAAAAACTGAAAGAAG GTTGGCTTTTCAAAAATAGAGATCGTGAAGAGATGGAGATCCGGGGTTGCTCCATTTGGGCGGTTGAACTGGTCTGTGACCACCTGCGCCAATTATTTGAGAAGAAAGGAGAGAAAATGAGCAACGAAATCAATCCTGTCTTGATTGATCATTTCCTTTGGGATTATGCCCGGGATTATCGGGAGGCAATCAAGGAAGTTCCTTTCCACAGAGTTAGGTGTATCTACTATTAA